AGACAAAATACCATTTGGTTTTGTACCTGTTTGAACCGTTACCTAAAAGGGGTTAGGAGattaggggtggttcactagtgatagattctatcactCTCACTCTCCAATCAAATCATgtcatgtcatcaaccaaatttctatcactagtgatagaaatgtaggaggggtggaatccctagtgatggaattctatcactcccaatttttttaattttcattttaaaattagaaattaaaaataaaacattaaattataaatttcattaaactttaaaaataaattacatagccaaataaaaaaacaactaGACGGGTGGCATCTCCCAACCCCACTTTGCGCAAATCGCGCGCTTTTGTTGAATGACAACTGACTTGAACGGTTCGTCGAGATGGGCGTGGTTTtcacacaagatttttaaatcattttgtctttcAATCGTTTTCAAGTGTTCCTTGTACGCCTGCTCGCGTTCAACTTTTAGGGACATCattgtttcttttctttgttcGGCCTTCTTGAACTGGGTCATTTTCTCCTCTTCGATTCTGAAGATCGACTCCGCCACCGCCTCCTTCCCTTTGCTTGACGATTCACCACCTCGTCTACGTCGTGGCCTTGTGGGTGTATCTTCCTCAACGGGCTCGTCAAGGGGTTGATCGGGTTCGTCAAGAGGGTCGTCGTTTAAGTTCATTtggggcaagttatccgacgcggAAGTCGTGTAGTTCCCCGACTCGGATGTCTTTGATCTTTTCGAACCGCCTCGTTTTTTTGGAGCCTAGGACCATGCATGTCAACCAACTCAACGGGGACCCACTTCGGGTGATGTCTCGCAACTTCCCATGCCCCCACGTGTGGAAAAGTTCTCTTTTTGTACACTCGGCAATACTCTGCGGTGGCTTGTTGCATGATCGTCGCCTCGCTCGCTCCACTTTGTGGGTTTCGGTTctacaaaaaatataaaatgttatgttttttcttaaaaaaaatctgtttttatttaaactgttttttttagaaaactgtttttttttattaaaactgttttttttattaaaactgtttttttaattaaaactgttttttataaaaactgttttttttataaaaactgtttttttataaaaactgtttttttataaaaactgtttttttaaactgttttttataaaactattttttttataaaaactgttttttttataaaaactgttttttttaaactttaataaaaaaacataccttttgaatgaaacaagcgtTGAACTTGCTAATTTTCCCGTTCAAATCCGTCCACTTCGATGTCATTTGGTCCATGTTTCGTATCCTTACACCGGGAAGTTGCCTAAAATGATTAATGACCCGTCTCCAAAACGCATCCTTTCGTTGCTCGTTCCCATGTTTCCTACTCTCCGAGATGTGCAAATACGCCTTCGTCAAGGACACCTCCTCCTCGCTCGTCCAAGGTTGTCGGCCGATTGGAACGATTTCTTGAACGTCATCATtttgttcttcttcctcttcctcttcctccgcttcttcttcctcttcctcttcctcgtccTCGTCAAGACTTTGTTGTGGTTCACGTGGTTCACGCCACGCTTTTGCAAAATGATGAATgagggtgttgtcttctagtagtgggtcgagtgtgtggggttgggtttgatacgtttgcgattgaaattggtgaggttgaaacggtggaacgaacggttggttatggtacgtttgcgattgaaagggtggatattgttgggtttgaaagggtggatattgttgggtttgaaagggtgggaCTTGGTCGGGTTCGTCTTGCAACCTAAAGCGCGCCGGCTCACCAAGATTCGCTC
This genomic stretch from Helianthus annuus cultivar XRQ/B chromosome 8, HanXRQr2.0-SUNRISE, whole genome shotgun sequence harbors:
- the LOC118481265 gene encoding uncharacterized protein LOC118481265, which codes for MEGSSKRGGGSKKRGLGTKKNPVRPKVRANLGEPARFRLQDEPDQVPPFQTQQYPPFQTQQYPPFQSQTYHNQPFVPPFQPHQFQSQTYQTQPHTLDPLLEDNTLIHHFAKAWREPREPQQSLDEDEEEEEEEEAEEEEEEEEQNDDVQEIVPIGRQPWTSEEEVSLTKAYLHISESRKHGNEQRKDAFWRRVINHFRQLPGVRIRNMDQMTSKWTDLNGKISKFNACFIQKNRNPQSGASEATIMQQATAEYCRVYKKRTFPHVGAWEVARHHPKWVPVELVDMHGPRLQKNEAVRKDQRHPSRGTTRLPRRITCPK